From the genome of Mesorhizobium japonicum MAFF 303099, one region includes:
- a CDS encoding FMN-dependent NADH-azoreductase has product MSILLVTSSPRGAASHSTRIATEFAEKLLAADPSNTLVVRDLVANPLPHIDADYATGIYTPVEARTPRQAEVVGVSDVVLDELFAADTVILATGFINFNISSTLKSWVDHIARSGRSFAYGENGPKGLVTGKKVYIVLASGGIYSEGAAVQFDHAIPYLRGVLGFLGMTDVDVIRIEGVGMGPDAVTAALAKATAKVDAVVASQQAAAAA; this is encoded by the coding sequence ATGTCCATTCTTCTCGTTACCTCGAGCCCGCGCGGCGCTGCCTCGCACTCGACCCGCATCGCCACCGAATTCGCCGAAAAGCTCCTCGCCGCCGATCCGTCGAACACGCTTGTCGTGCGCGATCTCGTCGCCAACCCGCTGCCGCATATCGATGCCGACTACGCGACCGGCATCTACACGCCGGTTGAAGCGCGCACCCCGCGCCAGGCTGAAGTCGTCGGCGTCTCCGATGTCGTGCTCGACGAGCTGTTCGCCGCCGACACGGTGATCCTCGCCACCGGCTTCATCAACTTCAACATCTCCTCGACGCTGAAGTCCTGGGTCGACCACATCGCCCGCTCCGGCCGCAGCTTTGCCTATGGCGAGAATGGCCCCAAGGGCCTCGTCACCGGCAAGAAGGTCTATATCGTGCTGGCCTCGGGCGGCATCTACTCGGAAGGTGCGGCCGTGCAGTTCGATCACGCCATTCCCTATCTGCGCGGCGTGCTCGGCTTCCTGGGTATGACCGATGTCGACGTCATCCGCATCGAAGGCGTCGGCATGGGCCCTGACGCGGTCACCGCCGCGCTCGCCAAGGCGACCGCCAAGGTCGACGCCGTGGTCGCCAGCCAGCAGGCCGCTGCTGCCGCGTAA
- a CDS encoding CopG family ribbon-helix-helix protein yields the protein MTAFTVRLSDDTTDRLDQLAEKLDRSRSYVAAQAIEDFVTRQEWQLAEIEAGLAEAERGEFANEQELAAVIAKYIKPAG from the coding sequence ATGACCGCTTTTACCGTACGCCTTTCCGACGACACGACAGATAGGCTCGACCAGCTTGCCGAAAAGCTCGATCGCTCGCGCTCCTATGTGGCCGCCCAAGCCATTGAGGACTTTGTAACCCGCCAGGAATGGCAGCTCGCGGAGATAGAGGCGGGATTGGCCGAGGCCGAGCGCGGCGAATTCGCCAATGAGCAAGAGTTGGCCGCCGTGATTGCCAAATATATCAAGCCCGCCGGCTGA
- a CDS encoding type II toxin-antitoxin system RelE/ParE family toxin, producing MSHKTIRWTKRALRRLDEIGAHIEKDSPEAASRVIARILSAAELLTQQPAMGRVGRIKATRELVLVDIPYIVPYRVSGNTVEILTVIHAAQQWPRTL from the coding sequence GTGAGCCACAAGACAATCCGCTGGACCAAGCGGGCATTGCGCCGGCTTGACGAAATCGGCGCGCATATCGAGAAAGACAGTCCTGAAGCGGCCAGCCGTGTCATTGCGCGCATCTTGTCCGCTGCCGAACTGCTCACACAGCAGCCGGCCATGGGTCGCGTTGGACGTATCAAAGCGACGCGAGAGCTCGTCTTGGTCGATATCCCCTATATCGTCCCCTATCGCGTCAGCGGGAATACCGTCGAAATACTCACCGTCATACACGCCGCCCAACAGTGGCCGCGGACCTTGTGA
- a CDS encoding AzlD family protein: MIDTATLLTIVLMAGVTYLTRIGGYVMLRNRVLSARATAVMEAAPGCVLISVIAPAFVSRNPADLLALAITFVVATRLSMLPTVLIGVASAGLLRHFVG; the protein is encoded by the coding sequence ATGATCGACACGGCGACCCTTCTCACCATCGTGCTGATGGCCGGCGTCACCTATCTCACCCGGATCGGCGGATATGTGATGCTGCGCAACCGCGTGCTCAGCGCGCGTGCGACCGCGGTGATGGAGGCGGCACCCGGTTGCGTGCTGATCTCGGTCATCGCGCCGGCCTTCGTGTCGCGCAATCCCGCCGACCTTCTGGCGCTGGCTATCACCTTCGTCGTGGCGACGCGGCTTTCCATGCTGCCGACCGTGCTGATCGGCGTCGCTTCGGCGGGCCTGCTCAGGCATTTCGTCGGCTAG
- a CDS encoding AzlC family ABC transporter permease, producing MSISQAVEAAGDGSGSEFRRGVASCAPVLLGTIPYALVLGAQATQKGLSTLELSMMTGLNFAGGSEFAAIQLWTSPPHILLIVAITFLVNSRHLLMGAALAPFLRDLPRRKAFPALFFLCDESWALGLADAKQRAAAGITPAFSPRYYMGAALAMYLTWASFTTLGALLGPMLGHVETYGFDMAFPAVFLVLMRGMWKSVAAARPWLVSLVVAALVYLFIPGAWYVAAGAVSGLLAAWLMAGDA from the coding sequence ATGAGCATTTCACAGGCAGTCGAAGCGGCGGGCGATGGCTCGGGATCCGAGTTCCGCCGAGGCGTGGCATCCTGCGCGCCGGTGCTGTTGGGCACCATCCCCTATGCGTTGGTGCTTGGCGCCCAGGCGACGCAAAAAGGGTTGAGCACGCTCGAACTGTCCATGATGACGGGGCTGAACTTCGCCGGCGGCTCGGAATTCGCGGCGATCCAGTTGTGGACGTCGCCGCCGCATATCCTGCTCATCGTCGCCATCACCTTCCTGGTCAACAGCCGCCATCTGCTGATGGGAGCAGCGCTTGCGCCGTTCCTGCGCGACCTGCCGCGGCGCAAGGCGTTTCCGGCGCTGTTCTTCCTGTGCGACGAAAGCTGGGCGCTGGGCCTGGCCGACGCCAAGCAGCGTGCCGCGGCTGGCATCACGCCGGCCTTCAGCCCGCGTTACTATATGGGCGCGGCCCTGGCGATGTACCTGACCTGGGCTTCCTTCACCACGCTCGGCGCCTTGCTCGGCCCGATGCTCGGCCATGTCGAGACCTATGGTTTCGACATGGCGTTTCCGGCCGTCTTCCTGGTGCTGATGCGCGGCATGTGGAAAAGCGTGGCGGCGGCGCGGCCCTGGCTGGTCAGCCTGGTCGTTGCCGCCCTTGTCTATCTCTTCATTCCCGGCGCCTGGTATGTCGCGGCGGGCGCGGTGTCGGGGCTGCTTGCCGCCTGGCTGATGGCAGGTGATGCATGA
- a CDS encoding Lrp/AsnC family transcriptional regulator produces MKLDDIDKRILRALQRNGRMANNDLASEVGLSPSPCLRRVKLLEEAGVIDRYVAVLNPASIDKGLTFFTRIWLKTQDEDTVQHFATEVAKLAQVMECYLMLGDCDALVRVVAADVNDYRRFQSEHLSRIKGVQNVKTDVPSWTIKYTSELPI; encoded by the coding sequence ATGAAGCTCGATGACATCGACAAGCGCATCCTGCGGGCGCTGCAACGCAACGGCCGCATGGCCAACAACGATCTGGCCAGCGAGGTCGGCCTTTCGCCCTCGCCTTGCCTGCGGCGTGTGAAGCTGCTGGAGGAGGCCGGCGTCATCGACCGCTATGTCGCCGTGCTCAACCCGGCCAGCATCGACAAGGGTCTAACCTTCTTCACCCGCATCTGGCTGAAGACGCAGGACGAGGACACGGTCCAGCACTTCGCCACCGAAGTGGCCAAGCTGGCGCAGGTCATGGAATGCTATCTGATGCTCGGCGACTGCGATGCCCTGGTGCGCGTGGTGGCGGCCGACGTAAACGACTATCGCCGCTTCCAGTCGGAGCATCTGAGCCGCATCAAGGGCGTCCAGAACGTCAAGACCGACGTTCCCAGTTGGACGATCAAATACACCTCGGAACTGCCGATCTGA
- a CDS encoding MFS transporter, whose product MNLSYRWVIVATGALMSCVAIGTMFSLAIFLEPMALDTQWSRAGISSAMTLNFLVMGLGGFAWGALSDRFGARIVVAIGAVLLGLALVVASRAGSLLTFQISYGVLVGLAASAFFAPMIALTTAWFDTNRSLAVSLVSAGMGVAPMTISPFARWLISAYEWRTAMFDIGIMAWVLLLPAVLLVRQPPKPAVAAGASAPVAEGAGMSVAQALRSPQFIVLGLTFFTCCAAHSGPIFHMVSYAMLCGVAPMAAVTIYSVEGLAGLGGRLLYGVLADRLGVKPVLITGLVIQAVVIAAYLSVSQLDQFYVLAVIFGATYGGVMPLYAVLAREYFGQRILGTVFGAATMLSSLGMALGPLAGGMVFDAYASYHWLFIGSALIGLGAAGIAIAFPPLPRRELQMA is encoded by the coding sequence ATGAACCTTTCCTATCGTTGGGTCATCGTCGCCACTGGTGCGCTGATGTCCTGTGTCGCCATCGGCACGATGTTTTCGCTGGCGATTTTCCTTGAACCGATGGCGCTCGACACGCAGTGGTCGCGCGCCGGTATTTCGAGCGCCATGACGCTCAACTTCCTGGTGATGGGCCTCGGCGGCTTTGCCTGGGGCGCGCTGTCCGACCGCTTCGGCGCCCGCATCGTCGTGGCGATCGGTGCCGTGCTGCTCGGCCTGGCACTCGTGGTGGCGAGCCGCGCCGGCTCGCTGCTGACTTTCCAGATCAGCTATGGCGTGCTCGTCGGGCTCGCCGCCAGCGCCTTCTTCGCGCCGATGATCGCGCTGACCACCGCCTGGTTCGACACCAACCGCAGCCTTGCGGTTTCGCTGGTCTCGGCCGGCATGGGCGTCGCCCCGATGACGATCTCGCCCTTCGCCCGCTGGCTGATCTCGGCCTATGAATGGCGCACCGCCATGTTCGATATCGGCATCATGGCCTGGGTGCTGCTGCTGCCGGCGGTGCTTCTGGTGCGCCAGCCGCCAAAGCCCGCCGTGGCGGCCGGGGCTTCCGCACCGGTTGCCGAAGGCGCCGGCATGAGCGTGGCCCAGGCGCTGCGTTCGCCGCAGTTCATCGTGCTGGGGCTGACCTTTTTCACCTGCTGCGCTGCCCATTCCGGGCCGATCTTCCATATGGTCAGCTACGCCATGCTGTGCGGTGTCGCCCCCATGGCGGCGGTGACGATCTACAGCGTCGAGGGTCTCGCAGGCTTGGGCGGCAGGCTTCTCTACGGCGTGCTGGCCGACCGGCTCGGCGTCAAGCCGGTGCTGATCACGGGCCTGGTGATCCAGGCGGTCGTCATTGCCGCCTATCTCTCGGTCAGCCAGCTCGACCAGTTCTATGTGCTGGCCGTCATCTTCGGCGCCACCTATGGCGGCGTCATGCCGCTCTACGCGGTGCTCGCGCGCGAATATTTCGGCCAGCGCATCCTCGGTACCGTTTTCGGCGCCGCCACCATGCTGTCCAGCCTCGGCATGGCGCTCGGCCCGCTCGCCGGCGGCATGGTGTTCGACGCCTATGCCAGCTACCACTGGCTGTTCATCGGCTCGGCCCTCATCGGCCTGGGCGCCGCAGGCATAGCGATCGCCTTCCCGCCCCTGCCACGCAGGGAATTGCAGATGGCCTAA
- a CDS encoding NAD(P)/FAD-dependent oxidoreductase, giving the protein MKTRILILGAGFGGLELSTSLSEALGDSIAVTLIDKSDSFVFGFAKLDLMFGRATEAAVRLPYADYAKAGVTMKRETVTAIDPERRRVTTDKAVHEADILVIALGADYDVSATPGITLGRNEFYSVAGAAHMAKVLPGFTHGHAVIGVCGAPYKCPPAPSECALMLHDHLTERGVRGDCQITYVNSMSSPVPPSPETSKALLAAFAERGITFIPSTRVVSVDEGRKVVTLDNGGELPCDLFLGVPRNRAPDVVVEAGITEGGWVTIDPRTLETRFPGVYALGDLANTGAPKAGVFAEGAARTVAANLVARLRHEEPTARNPGAGSCYIEFGANRIARVDVDFFSGPKPTGAFYEPSEALRVDKVNFGSSRKARWFGH; this is encoded by the coding sequence ATGAAAACCCGTATCCTTATCCTCGGCGCCGGTTTCGGCGGGCTCGAGCTCAGCACGTCCTTGTCCGAAGCTTTGGGTGACAGCATTGCTGTCACCCTCATCGACAAGTCGGATTCCTTCGTGTTCGGCTTTGCCAAGCTTGATCTGATGTTCGGCCGCGCAACCGAAGCGGCCGTGCGGCTGCCCTACGCCGACTATGCCAAGGCCGGCGTCACGATGAAGCGCGAGACCGTCACCGCCATCGACCCGGAACGGCGGCGCGTGACGACGGATAAAGCTGTGCACGAGGCGGACATATTGGTGATCGCTCTCGGCGCCGACTATGACGTCTCGGCTACACCCGGCATCACGCTCGGCCGCAACGAATTCTACTCGGTTGCGGGCGCCGCCCACATGGCCAAGGTGCTGCCCGGCTTCACCCACGGTCATGCCGTGATCGGCGTCTGCGGCGCGCCTTACAAATGCCCGCCCGCGCCCAGCGAATGCGCCTTGATGTTGCATGACCACTTGACCGAGAGGGGCGTCCGGGGCGACTGCCAGATCACCTATGTGAACTCAATGTCGAGCCCGGTGCCGCCTTCTCCCGAAACGTCGAAGGCGCTTCTGGCCGCCTTCGCCGAGCGCGGCATCACCTTCATCCCCAGCACCCGCGTGGTTTCCGTGGACGAGGGCCGCAAGGTTGTGACGCTCGACAATGGCGGCGAACTGCCCTGCGATCTGTTCCTGGGCGTGCCCCGGAACCGCGCGCCCGATGTCGTCGTCGAGGCCGGCATCACCGAGGGCGGCTGGGTCACAATCGATCCGCGTACACTCGAAACCCGCTTTCCCGGCGTCTACGCGCTGGGGGATCTGGCCAATACGGGCGCGCCGAAGGCGGGGGTCTTTGCCGAGGGCGCCGCACGCACCGTTGCGGCGAACCTGGTCGCCAGGCTCCGTCATGAGGAACCGACGGCAAGGAACCCGGGGGCGGGATCCTGCTACATTGAATTCGGCGCCAACCGTATCGCCAGGGTGGATGTGGATTTCTTCTCCGGTCCAAAACCCACCGGTGCTTTCTATGAACCGTCGGAGGCTTTGCGGGTCGACAAGGTGAATTTCGGCTCCAGCCGCAAAGCCCGCTGGTTCGGGCATTGA
- a CDS encoding peroxiredoxin: MSLRIADTAPDFAAETTHGPISFHDWLGNSWGILFSHPKDFTPVCTTELGYMAKLKPEFDKRNVKIIGLSVDPVERHAGWADDIAETQGQAPNFPMIGDPMLAIAKLYDMLPATAGDSAEGRTAADNQTVRHVYVIGPDKKIKLMIAYPMTTGRNFDEILRVVDSMQLTAKHRVATPVNWRPGDDVIIAGSVSNDEAKVLYPDGWKQPKPYIRIVPQPHSNA, translated from the coding sequence ATGTCTCTTCGTATCGCCGACACCGCGCCCGATTTCGCCGCCGAAACCACCCACGGCCCAATCAGCTTCCACGATTGGCTGGGCAATTCATGGGGCATCCTGTTTTCTCATCCCAAGGATTTTACCCCCGTCTGCACCACTGAACTCGGTTACATGGCCAAGCTGAAGCCCGAGTTCGACAAGCGTAACGTCAAGATCATCGGGCTTTCCGTCGATCCGGTCGAGCGTCATGCCGGATGGGCTGATGACATTGCCGAGACCCAGGGACAGGCGCCGAATTTCCCGATGATCGGCGACCCGATGCTGGCCATTGCCAAGCTCTACGATATGCTGCCCGCCACGGCCGGCGACAGCGCCGAGGGGCGCACGGCGGCAGACAACCAGACGGTGCGCCATGTCTACGTCATCGGACCCGACAAGAAGATCAAGCTGATGATCGCCTATCCGATGACCACCGGCCGGAACTTCGACGAGATCCTGCGTGTGGTGGACTCCATGCAACTGACCGCCAAGCATCGCGTCGCCACGCCGGTGAACTGGCGGCCGGGCGACGACGTGATCATCGCGGGTTCGGTTTCGAACGACGAAGCCAAGGTGCTCTACCCCGATGGCTGGAAGCAGCCCAAGCCGTATATCCGCATCGTGCCGCAGCCTCACAGCAACGCCTGA
- a CDS encoding AfsR/SARP family transcriptional regulator: MRVRIQLLGGFSVSLDDQIVPVAAWRRDRGAALVKLLAVARSHRIHREQVMEAFWPDLDPEAAGANLRKAVHFARRALGAHDLIEQAAEIIALAPAADLEIDVETFEAAARLALHSKEIAACEAAADLYTGDLLPDDPYVDWFETPRQALRQRYAEVLRAGKLWQRLIALDPADEQAQCALMQSALDAGNRAEAIRLFNQLSECLRIDLGVGPGAETVKLYEKALAVPSIDPVGLSDRIRASLAWGLLHLQSGDFAKAGQVGRETRELAMGAGLAREVGEASALIGLVAHMQGQWRELFRAEFIEWVRSKPAFVSNVFDGHLCLAEFCLCSAKGHHDIAASARELLSVAEGAGSVAGRGLASLVLGEAALFSGQLAEAERMLTEAERLYAQVGTVAGRVLALQRLTELALARHQKWQAGRLIHRATTLARSSWLAPHLLISLKGLEVRAAATSERIAETIREGDRMLSSGCNCQPCSMTFRTAAAVALAEAGEIEQVNRRLDEAERVAGMWNGGPWVAAVWEARGVQRRAEHNETRAIAAFEEAATRFAALGRPIDEVRCRARMADLD; encoded by the coding sequence TTGCGTGTCCGAATTCAATTGCTTGGCGGCTTCAGCGTCAGTCTGGACGATCAGATCGTACCGGTCGCGGCGTGGCGCCGGGATCGTGGCGCCGCACTGGTGAAGCTGCTGGCCGTCGCCCGCTCCCACCGCATCCACCGCGAACAGGTGATGGAGGCCTTCTGGCCCGATCTCGATCCGGAGGCCGCCGGCGCCAATTTGCGCAAGGCCGTCCACTTTGCCCGCCGCGCGCTGGGCGCCCATGACCTCATCGAACAAGCGGCCGAAATTATCGCCCTCGCCCCGGCCGCCGACCTCGAGATCGACGTCGAAACCTTCGAGGCCGCCGCCAGGCTTGCCTTGCACTCCAAGGAAATCGCCGCCTGCGAAGCGGCCGCCGATCTCTACACGGGAGACCTGCTGCCGGACGACCCCTATGTCGACTGGTTCGAAACGCCCCGCCAGGCCCTGCGCCAGCGCTATGCCGAGGTGCTGCGGGCCGGCAAGCTATGGCAGCGCCTGATCGCGCTGGACCCGGCCGACGAGCAGGCACAATGCGCCCTGATGCAATCGGCGCTCGACGCCGGCAACCGCGCCGAGGCGATCCGGCTGTTCAATCAGCTGAGCGAATGCCTGCGGATCGACCTCGGCGTCGGCCCCGGCGCGGAAACCGTGAAGCTCTACGAAAAGGCGCTGGCCGTGCCCTCTATCGACCCCGTCGGCTTGAGCGACCGCATCCGCGCCTCGCTGGCCTGGGGCCTGCTGCACCTGCAAAGCGGCGACTTCGCCAAGGCCGGCCAGGTTGGCCGGGAAACCCGCGAACTGGCCATGGGCGCGGGGTTGGCCCGCGAGGTTGGCGAGGCCAGCGCCCTGATCGGCCTGGTGGCCCACATGCAGGGCCAGTGGCGCGAACTGTTCAGGGCGGAGTTCATCGAATGGGTCCGCTCCAAGCCGGCCTTCGTCTCCAACGTTTTTGACGGGCATCTGTGCCTGGCCGAATTCTGCCTCTGCAGTGCCAAGGGCCACCACGACATCGCTGCCTCCGCACGAGAGCTCCTGTCGGTGGCCGAGGGCGCCGGCTCGGTCGCCGGGCGCGGCCTGGCCTCGCTCGTGCTGGGTGAAGCAGCCCTGTTCTCGGGCCAGTTGGCCGAGGCCGAACGCATGTTGACCGAGGCCGAAAGACTCTACGCGCAGGTGGGAACCGTGGCCGGCCGCGTACTGGCGCTGCAGCGTCTGACGGAACTCGCGCTTGCCCGCCACCAGAAATGGCAGGCGGGACGATTGATCCACCGCGCCACCACCCTTGCCCGTTCTTCCTGGCTGGCGCCGCACCTGCTGATCAGCCTGAAAGGGCTTGAGGTGCGCGCCGCCGCCACCTCCGAGAGGATCGCCGAGACCATTCGCGAAGGTGACCGCATGCTGTCATCGGGCTGCAATTGCCAGCCTTGCTCGATGACCTTCCGTACGGCGGCTGCCGTTGCCCTGGCCGAGGCGGGCGAGATCGAACAGGTCAACCGCCGGCTCGACGAGGCTGAACGGGTCGCCGGCATGTGGAACGGCGGCCCCTGGGTGGCGGCCGTGTGGGAAGCGCGCGGCGTGCAGCGCCGGGCCGAGCATAACGAAACCCGGGCCATCGCGGCGTTCGAGGAAGCAGCCACGCGCTTTGCCGCGCTTGGCAGGCCGATCGACGAGGTGCGGTGTCGGGCGCGGATGGCAGATCTGGACTAG
- a CDS encoding PLP-dependent aminotransferase family protein: protein MKTSFPVDGIALDRDSPANLHRQLYVQLRGLIERRVLPSGHALPSTRVMARDLNVGRNTVIAACDQLALEGYLAIRPRRPSVVMDLPTRSAVAEQMSVEDANPLSRRGQTMLAQPYHHGRPGMLAFHPGMPDPDNFPFNTWSKLLGRRAKFAHIDLFGTYHVKGYPPLCEAIARYLTASRGVKCTAEQIVVTNGAQSAFDLLARLLIDDGDTVWMEEPGYYGAGSAFVSAGAKLAPLRVSNAGWDLDPPDVVPRMIFVTPSCHHPLGITMPMEQRLNLLHMAETWRSWIIEDDYDGEYRFQGQPIPALQGIGASNRVVYVGTFAKILFPAMRLGFMVAPKAIDHTIVSALSVSGQFAPLLTQAALADFMNEGHFTRHLRRMRRLYAERRQFFLESAQRHLGEWLDFHATESGIQVVGIFRDGCSDRAVAEAALQQGINVSALSIQYRHGTQQNGLVMGFAAADAQTTEKTMQKFRTALQSHFRE from the coding sequence ATGAAGACCAGCTTTCCCGTCGACGGCATCGCCCTGGATCGCGACAGCCCCGCCAATCTGCACCGGCAGCTCTATGTCCAGTTGCGCGGCCTGATCGAACGGCGCGTGCTGCCGAGCGGCCACGCACTGCCCTCGACACGGGTCATGGCGCGGGATCTGAATGTCGGGCGCAACACGGTGATTGCCGCTTGCGACCAGCTGGCGCTGGAGGGCTATCTGGCGATACGTCCGCGCAGGCCGTCAGTGGTGATGGACCTGCCGACGCGTTCGGCAGTTGCCGAACAAATGTCGGTCGAGGACGCCAATCCGCTGTCGCGGCGCGGCCAGACCATGCTTGCCCAACCCTATCATCATGGCCGGCCGGGCATGCTTGCCTTCCATCCCGGCATGCCGGATCCGGACAATTTTCCGTTCAACACCTGGTCGAAGCTGCTCGGCCGCCGCGCCAAGTTCGCCCATATCGATCTTTTCGGCACCTATCACGTCAAGGGCTATCCGCCGCTTTGCGAGGCCATAGCGCGCTACCTCACCGCCTCGCGCGGCGTGAAGTGCACAGCCGAGCAGATCGTGGTGACCAATGGCGCGCAGTCGGCGTTCGATCTCCTGGCCCGGCTGCTGATCGATGACGGCGACACGGTGTGGATGGAGGAGCCTGGCTATTACGGCGCCGGCTCGGCCTTCGTCTCGGCCGGGGCGAAACTGGCGCCGCTGCGCGTCAGCAATGCCGGCTGGGATCTCGATCCGCCTGATGTCGTGCCCCGCATGATCTTCGTGACGCCCTCCTGCCATCACCCGCTCGGCATAACCATGCCGATGGAACAGCGGCTCAACCTGCTGCACATGGCCGAGACCTGGCGCTCGTGGATCATCGAGGACGACTATGACGGCGAATACCGTTTCCAGGGCCAGCCCATCCCGGCGCTGCAAGGCATAGGCGCGTCGAACCGCGTGGTCTATGTCGGCACTTTCGCCAAGATCCTTTTCCCGGCCATGCGTCTCGGCTTCATGGTGGCGCCCAAGGCGATCGACCATACGATCGTCTCGGCGCTGAGCGTGAGCGGCCAGTTCGCCCCCTTGCTGACCCAGGCTGCGCTGGCGGACTTCATGAATGAGGGGCATTTCACCCGCCATCTCAGGCGCATGCGGCGGCTCTACGCGGAGAGACGGCAGTTCTTCCTGGAAAGCGCGCAACGGCATCTCGGGGAATGGCTGGATTTCCACGCGACCGAATCCGGCATCCAGGTCGTCGGCATTTTCCGCGACGGATGCAGCGACAGGGCGGTTGCCGAGGCGGCGCTGCAGCAAGGCATCAACGTTTCGGCGCTGTCGATCCAGTACCGCCACGGCACGCAGCAGAACGGCCTCGTCATGGGCTTTGCGGCGGCCGATGCGCAGACGACCGAAAAGACGATGCAGAAGTTTCGCACCGCGCTGCAAAGCCATTTTCGCGAATGA
- a CDS encoding Gfo/Idh/MocA family protein, which yields MIGAGGVAQVEHIPNLLKLHRQFKILGVYDPSRKVRAFVGEEFGLETFSDLDALLAMPLDAVVIASPDALHREQSLAAFARGLHVFCEKPLCYGAQDIDQLIAARDRAGKVLQVGYMKRFDPSYEAALNMLPGTARTLRSVSVEVNDPDAWPFIRHASTCRGDDVAAELIASTEARQREQVDRAVPGLDDPHAFRGFVGAYSSSIVHDVNAVHGLLDALGVADGEIVGASLFAKGEAGQGTVRLLDGQALWTMAHIATPGLPDYRERITLHFDDASLELEFPSPYLNHQPTRLTIRTGDGHTLSSRDIRSGYEEAFVEELKGFWSAIVEGTAVRNTAEHARRDMTLLAGLTRHHLDQSKQSGVRP from the coding sequence GTGATCGGGGCTGGCGGCGTCGCCCAGGTCGAGCACATTCCGAACCTGCTCAAGCTGCACCGGCAGTTCAAGATCCTTGGCGTCTACGATCCGTCGCGAAAAGTCCGCGCTTTCGTCGGCGAGGAATTCGGCCTCGAAACATTTTCCGATCTCGACGCACTGCTCGCCATGCCGCTTGACGCCGTGGTCATCGCTTCGCCGGATGCGCTGCACCGAGAACAGAGCCTCGCCGCCTTTGCCAGGGGCCTGCACGTCTTCTGCGAAAAGCCGCTTTGCTACGGCGCGCAGGACATCGACCAACTGATCGCCGCCAGGGATCGCGCCGGAAAAGTGCTCCAGGTCGGCTACATGAAGCGTTTCGACCCGAGCTACGAGGCAGCTCTGAACATGCTGCCCGGCACGGCGCGGACGCTTCGCTCCGTTTCGGTCGAGGTCAACGATCCCGACGCCTGGCCGTTCATCCGGCACGCCTCCACTTGCCGGGGCGACGACGTCGCGGCGGAATTGATTGCCTCGACCGAAGCCAGGCAGCGCGAGCAGGTCGACCGCGCGGTGCCCGGGCTCGACGATCCCCACGCCTTTCGCGGCTTTGTCGGCGCCTATTCCTCGTCGATCGTGCACGACGTCAACGCCGTCCATGGCTTGCTCGATGCGCTCGGCGTCGCCGATGGTGAAATCGTCGGTGCCTCGCTCTTCGCCAAAGGCGAAGCCGGCCAGGGCACTGTCCGGCTGCTTGACGGGCAGGCATTGTGGACCATGGCTCACATCGCCACTCCGGGCCTGCCCGATTACCGTGAGCGCATCACGCTCCATTTCGACGACGCCTCGCTCGAGCTGGAATTTCCCTCGCCCTATCTCAACCACCAGCCGACGCGGCTGACCATCCGCACCGGCGACGGCCACACGCTTTCCAGCCGCGACATCCGCAGCGGTTATGAAGAGGCTTTCGTCGAGGAGCTGAAGGGCTTCTGGTCGGCGATCGTCGAGGGCACGGCGGTGCGCAACACGGCCGAGCATGCGCGCCGCGACATGACGCTGCTGGCTGGACTGACCCGCCACCACCTCGACCAATCGAAGCAATCAGGAGTTCGCCCGTGA